One genomic window of Staphylococcus hsinchuensis includes the following:
- a CDS encoding ATP-dependent Clp protease ATP-binding subunit, with amino-acid sequence MLFGRLTERAQRVLAHAQEEAIRLNHSNIGTEHLLLGLMKEPEGIAAKVLESFDITEAKVIEEVEKLIGHGQEQMGALHYTPRAKKVIELSMDEARKLHHNFVGTEHILLGLIRENEGVAARVFANLDLNITKARAQVVKALGSPEMNTKNAQANKSNNTPTLDGLARDLTVIAKDGTLDPVIGRDKEITRVIEVLSRRTKNNPVLIGEPGVGKTAIAEGLAQAIVNNEVPETLKDKRVMSLDMGTVVAGTKYRGEFEERLKKVMEEIHQAGNVILFIDELHTLVGAGGAEGAIDASNILKPALARGELQCIGATTLDEYRKNIEKDAALERRFQSVQVDEPTVEDTIEILKGLRDRYEAHHRINISDQALISAAKLSDRYVSDRFLPDKAIDLIDEASSKVRLKNHTTPPNLKEIEQEIEQVKNEKDAAVHAQEFENAANLRDKQTKLEKQYEESKNNWKNTQNGDNTALSEEDIGEVIAGWTGIPLTKINETESDRLLNLENTLHNRVIGQKDAVTSISKAVRRARAGLKDPKKPIGSFIFLGPTGVGKTELARALAESMFGEDDAMIRVDMSEFMEKHAVSRLVGAPPGYVGHDDGGQLTEKVRRKPYSVILFDEIEKAHPDVFNILLQVLDDGHLTDTKGRQVDFRNTVIIMTSNVGAQELQDQRFAGFGGAAEGEDYETIRKTMLKELKNAFRPEFLNRVDDIIVFHKLSKDELKEIVTMMVNRLTSRLHEQDINIKVTDAAKEKIAEEGYDPEYGARPLIRAIQKTVEDNLSELILDGNQIEGKDVQIDYDGEEFKYDIQERTETEDQDKATSESK; translated from the coding sequence ATGTTATTTGGTAGATTAACAGAGCGTGCACAACGTGTATTAGCACACGCCCAAGAAGAGGCAATTAGATTAAATCATTCAAATATAGGAACAGAACATTTACTCTTAGGACTTATGAAAGAGCCAGAAGGTATTGCAGCTAAAGTGCTAGAGTCATTTGATATTACGGAAGCAAAGGTCATCGAAGAAGTTGAAAAACTTATCGGTCATGGCCAAGAGCAAATGGGTGCGCTACATTACACACCTCGTGCGAAAAAGGTTATTGAATTATCAATGGATGAAGCACGTAAATTGCATCACAATTTCGTAGGAACTGAGCATATTTTACTTGGTCTTATTCGTGAAAATGAAGGTGTCGCTGCACGTGTATTTGCAAACTTAGACTTAAACATTACGAAAGCCCGTGCACAAGTTGTAAAAGCACTAGGCAGTCCTGAAATGAATACAAAAAATGCGCAAGCAAACAAATCAAACAACACACCAACATTAGATGGACTTGCACGTGACTTAACTGTTATCGCTAAAGATGGCACATTAGATCCAGTCATCGGTCGTGATAAAGAAATCACTCGTGTAATCGAAGTATTAAGTCGTCGTACTAAAAATAACCCAGTATTAATTGGTGAACCTGGTGTTGGTAAAACAGCAATTGCAGAAGGTTTAGCTCAAGCAATTGTTAACAACGAAGTGCCAGAAACATTAAAAGATAAACGCGTGATGTCTCTTGATATGGGTACGGTTGTTGCAGGTACGAAATATCGTGGTGAATTTGAAGAACGCTTGAAAAAAGTTATGGAAGAAATCCATCAAGCAGGTAACGTCATATTATTCATTGACGAATTACACACATTAGTAGGTGCTGGCGGTGCTGAAGGTGCAATCGATGCTTCAAACATCTTGAAACCAGCATTAGCACGTGGTGAACTACAATGTATCGGTGCGACAACTTTAGATGAATATCGTAAAAATATTGAAAAAGATGCAGCACTTGAACGTCGTTTCCAATCTGTTCAAGTTGATGAACCTACAGTTGAAGATACAATTGAAATCTTAAAAGGGTTACGTGATCGCTATGAAGCACACCACCGTATTAACATCTCAGATCAAGCACTTATTTCAGCTGCTAAACTCAGCGACCGTTATGTATCAGATAGATTCTTACCAGACAAAGCAATCGACTTAATTGACGAAGCAAGCTCTAAAGTAAGATTGAAAAATCATACAACACCACCAAACTTAAAAGAAATTGAACAAGAAATTGAGCAAGTTAAAAATGAAAAAGATGCTGCTGTACATGCTCAAGAATTCGAAAATGCAGCTAACTTAAGAGATAAACAAACAAAATTAGAAAAACAATACGAAGAATCTAAAAACAATTGGAAAAATACTCAAAACGGTGATAACACAGCATTATCTGAAGAAGACATCGGTGAAGTTATCGCTGGATGGACAGGTATTCCATTAACAAAAATCAATGAAACTGAATCAGATCGTTTATTAAACTTAGAAAATACACTACACAACAGAGTTATCGGACAAAAAGATGCGGTAACTTCAATCAGTAAAGCCGTTAGACGTGCAAGAGCTGGATTGAAAGATCCTAAAAAACCAATCGGTAGTTTCATCTTCCTTGGCCCAACTGGTGTAGGTAAGACTGAACTCGCACGTGCATTAGCTGAATCTATGTTTGGTGAAGATGATGCCATGATTCGTGTTGATATGAGTGAATTCATGGAAAAACACGCTGTCAGTCGTTTAGTCGGAGCCCCTCCAGGCTATGTAGGTCATGATGATGGTGGCCAATTAACTGAAAAAGTTAGACGTAAACCATATTCTGTAATCTTATTTGATGAAATAGAAAAAGCACACCCAGATGTATTCAACATCCTATTACAAGTATTAGATGATGGTCATTTAACAGATACGAAAGGTCGTCAAGTTGACTTCCGTAACACAGTGATTATTATGACTTCTAACGTTGGTGCACAAGAATTACAAGACCAACGATTTGCAGGATTTGGTGGCGCAGCTGAAGGTGAAGACTATGAAACAATCCGTAAGACAATGTTGAAAGAATTGAAAAATGCGTTCCGTCCAGAATTCTTAAACCGTGTAGATGACATTATCGTATTCCACAAACTATCAAAAGATGAATTGAAAGAAATTGTTACGATGATGGTAAACAGATTAACAAGTCGTCTTCACGAACAAGACATCAACATTAAAGTAACCGACGCTGCGAAAGAAAAAATTGCAGAAGAAGGTTATGACCCAGAATACGGTGCGCGCCCATTAATTCGTGCAATCCAAAAAACAGTAGAAGATAATTTAAGTGAACTCATCTTAGACGGTAATCAAATTGAAGGTAAAGACGTTCAAATTGATTACGATGGAGAAGAATTTAAATATGACATTCAAGAACGTACAGAAACTGAAGATCAAGATAAAGCAACTTCTGAATCTAAATAG
- a CDS encoding NupC/NupG family nucleoside CNT transporter: MHIIIGLIGIAVFLGLAYLFSSDRKNIRWKYVGILLLIQLVFAFILLKTKFGITVIGAISNGFNYLLLKAAEGVKFVFGGFEYVDPKNPPFFFNVLLPIVFISALIGILQYTKILPLIINFLGLIISKINGMGRLESYNAVAAAILGQSEVFISLKNELAHISKQRLYTLTASAMSTVSASIIGAYFTLIEPRYVVTAVVLNLFGGFIIASIINPYTVDEKEDKLILEKSETKKQSFFEVLGEYILDGFKVAVIVGAMLIGYIAIIALLNGVVSAIFTGVSGGHITWDFQTLIGFVFAPFAFLVGVPWDDAVQAGSIMATKLLSNEFVAMESLRKAKDMSDHAVGVISVFVVSFANFSSIGIISGAIKSLNSEKGDMVARFGLKLLFGATLVSFISAAIAGFFI; encoded by the coding sequence ATGCATATTATCATAGGATTAATTGGGATTGCAGTATTTTTAGGCTTGGCCTATTTATTTAGTTCTGACAGAAAGAACATTCGATGGAAGTATGTCGGAATATTACTCTTAATACAACTTGTATTTGCTTTCATATTATTAAAAACAAAGTTCGGTATTACAGTTATCGGAGCGATATCAAATGGCTTTAACTATTTACTATTAAAGGCAGCTGAAGGTGTAAAATTCGTGTTCGGTGGTTTCGAATATGTCGATCCGAAGAACCCACCATTCTTCTTTAATGTATTACTACCTATCGTATTTATTTCAGCGTTAATTGGTATCTTACAATACACAAAAATTTTACCTTTAATCATTAACTTCTTAGGTTTAATCATTTCAAAAATTAATGGTATGGGTCGTCTAGAATCATACAATGCGGTTGCTGCAGCTATATTGGGACAATCAGAAGTATTCATTTCATTAAAGAATGAGTTAGCTCACATTTCTAAACAAAGACTCTATACGTTAACTGCGTCTGCGATGTCTACAGTTTCAGCTTCGATCATCGGTGCATACTTTACGTTGATTGAACCACGATACGTAGTTACAGCTGTAGTATTAAATTTATTTGGCGGTTTTATCATCGCATCTATCATCAATCCATACACAGTTGATGAAAAAGAAGATAAATTGATTTTAGAGAAAAGTGAAACAAAGAAACAATCTTTCTTCGAAGTATTAGGGGAATACATCTTAGACGGATTTAAAGTTGCAGTCATTGTCGGGGCAATGTTAATTGGTTATATTGCAATCATTGCATTGCTCAATGGTGTCGTGAGCGCCATCTTCACTGGCGTATCTGGTGGACATATTACATGGGACTTCCAAACATTAATTGGTTTTGTCTTTGCGCCGTTTGCATTCTTAGTCGGCGTACCATGGGATGATGCCGTTCAAGCAGGTTCAATCATGGCAACTAAATTACTTTCAAACGAATTCGTAGCAATGGAAAGCTTGAGAAAGGCGAAAGATATGAGCGACCATGCGGTTGGTGTTATTTCAGTATTCGTTGTATCATTCGCAAACTTTAGTTCAATTGGAATTATTTCTGGTGCGATTAAATCTCTAAATAGTGAAAAAGGAGATATGGTTGCACGTTTTGGATTAAAATTATTATTCGGTGCGACACTCGTATCATTTATCTCAGCAGCTATAGCAGGATTCTTCATTTAA
- the pdxS gene encoding pyridoxal 5'-phosphate synthase lyase subunit PdxS — protein sequence MSKMTGSERVKRGMAEMQKGGVIMDVVNAEQAKIAEEAGAVAVMALERVPSDIRAAGGVARMANPNIIEEVMNAVSIPVMAKGRIGHITEARVLESMGVDYIDESEVLTPADEEYHLRKDNFTVPFVCGCRNLGEAARRIGEGAAMLRTKGEPGTGNIVEAVRHMRQVNAEVSRLTVMNDDEIMTEAKNIGAPYEVLKDIKDHGRLPVVNFAAGGVATPQDAALMMELGADGVFVGSGIFKSDDPEKFAKAIVQATTHYQDYELIGRLAKDLGTAMKGLDINELSLEERMQERGW from the coding sequence ATGAGTAAAATGACTGGATCAGAAAGAGTTAAAAGAGGTATGGCTGAAATGCAAAAAGGCGGCGTAATTATGGACGTCGTAAATGCAGAACAAGCTAAAATCGCTGAAGAAGCTGGCGCAGTTGCAGTGATGGCTTTAGAGCGTGTACCATCTGATATTAGAGCAGCTGGTGGTGTAGCACGTATGGCTAACCCAAATATTATTGAAGAGGTTATGAATGCAGTTTCTATACCAGTCATGGCTAAAGGTCGTATTGGTCATATTACTGAAGCGAGAGTATTAGAATCTATGGGTGTTGACTATATCGATGAATCTGAAGTACTTACACCTGCAGATGAAGAATACCACTTACGTAAAGATAACTTTACTGTACCATTTGTATGTGGTTGCCGTAACTTAGGGGAAGCTGCACGACGTATTGGTGAAGGTGCAGCGATGTTACGTACGAAAGGTGAGCCAGGTACAGGTAATATCGTTGAAGCAGTAAGACATATGAGACAAGTTAATGCTGAAGTAAGTCGTTTAACAGTAATGAATGATGATGAAATTATGACTGAGGCTAAAAATATTGGTGCACCTTATGAAGTATTAAAAGATATTAAAGATCATGGTCGCTTACCAGTAGTTAACTTTGCTGCGGGCGGTGTAGCAACACCTCAAGATGCTGCATTAATGATGGAATTAGGCGCTGATGGTGTGTTCGTTGGTTCAGGTATCTTTAAATCAGATGATCCTGAAAAATTCGCCAAAGCGATTGTTCAAGCTACAACACATTATCAAGACTATGAATTAATAGGCCGTTTAGCAAAAGATTTAGGTACTGCTATGAAAGGGTTAGACATTAATGAATTGTCATTAGAAGAACGTATGCAAGAGCGTGGTTGGTAA
- a CDS encoding UvrB/UvrC motif-containing protein: MLCENCHSNEAEYKVAFKGVDGLEEKWLCPTCAQSDNVWSNDQQMQGNDDIEDTFVIKQILQHLAAKHGLEFDNIAFKEEKRCPTCGMTLKDIAHVGKFGCADCFGTFKDDIIDIVRRVQGGQVEHVGKTPQSSYKKLALKKKIEEKSSYLDKLIEEQNFEEAAIVRDEIKALKADSEVNRDEQQ, translated from the coding sequence GTGCTCTGTGAAAATTGTCATTCAAACGAAGCTGAATATAAAGTTGCTTTTAAAGGCGTAGATGGATTAGAAGAAAAATGGCTTTGTCCGACATGTGCACAAAGTGATAATGTTTGGTCGAACGATCAGCAAATGCAAGGTAACGATGATATTGAAGATACTTTCGTCATTAAACAAATCTTACAGCACTTAGCAGCAAAACACGGCTTAGAGTTTGATAACATTGCATTTAAAGAAGAGAAACGTTGTCCTACGTGCGGTATGACCCTCAAAGATATTGCACACGTCGGTAAATTCGGTTGTGCGGATTGCTTTGGAACTTTCAAAGACGACATTATCGATATTGTTAGACGCGTGCAAGGCGGACAAGTTGAACACGTCGGCAAAACACCTCAGTCTTCATATAAAAAGTTAGCACTTAAAAAGAAAATAGAAGAAAAATCGTCATATTTAGACAAACTCATAGAAGAACAAAATTTCGAAGAAGCTGCAATTGTTCGTGATGAAATCAAAGCTTTGAAGGCGGACAGCGAGGTGAATCGTGATGAACAACAGTGA
- the radA gene encoding DNA repair protein RadA — translation MAKKKVIFECMACGYQSPKWMGKCPNCGAWNQMEEIVEQKARSSPKHGVRSRENTAKVQKLNDIQQETTPRILSKSEEFNRVLGGGIVNGSLVLIGGDPGIGKSTLLLQVCAALSQSHNVLYITGEESLSQTKLRAQRLEENSSNLNVFAETDLEIIHETVKQTKPDLLVVDSIQTIFHPEISSAPGSVSQVRESTQSLMNIAKQMNIATFIVGHVTKEGQIAGPRLLEHMVDTVLYFEGDEHHAYRILRAVKNRFGSTNEMGIFEMKQSGLKGVKNPSEMFLEERSTNVPGSTIVSTMEGTRPLLIEVQALVTPTTFNNPRRMATGIDHNRLSLLMAVLEKKENYLLQQQDAYIKVAGGVRLTEPAVDLSIIVATASSFKDKAVDGLDCYIGEVGLTGEVRRVSRIEQRVQEAAKLGFKRVIIPKTNIGGWQFPEDIKVIGVENVHDALKYAISK, via the coding sequence TTGGCCAAGAAAAAAGTAATTTTTGAATGTATGGCATGTGGTTACCAGTCACCGAAATGGATGGGTAAATGTCCTAACTGTGGCGCATGGAACCAAATGGAAGAAATAGTAGAACAAAAGGCGAGATCTAGTCCAAAACATGGCGTGCGTAGTCGTGAAAACACAGCTAAAGTACAAAAGTTAAATGATATACAGCAAGAAACGACGCCACGTATATTGAGTAAATCGGAAGAATTCAACCGAGTACTTGGTGGCGGTATTGTAAATGGCTCTCTTGTGTTAATAGGTGGAGATCCTGGTATAGGGAAGTCTACTTTACTTTTACAAGTCTGTGCAGCACTTTCTCAATCTCATAATGTGTTATACATTACGGGTGAGGAATCATTAAGCCAGACAAAATTGAGAGCACAGAGATTAGAAGAAAACTCAAGCAATCTAAATGTTTTTGCAGAGACGGATTTGGAAATTATTCATGAAACTGTGAAACAAACGAAACCGGATTTACTCGTGGTCGATTCAATCCAAACAATCTTTCATCCGGAAATCAGTTCAGCACCAGGTTCAGTTTCTCAAGTGAGAGAAAGTACCCAAAGCCTAATGAACATTGCAAAACAAATGAATATTGCAACATTTATCGTTGGACACGTGACGAAGGAAGGACAAATTGCTGGCCCAAGGTTGTTAGAACATATGGTTGATACCGTACTCTACTTTGAAGGTGATGAGCACCATGCTTATCGTATATTAAGAGCAGTTAAGAACCGTTTTGGTTCAACAAATGAGATGGGTATTTTCGAGATGAAACAAAGCGGTTTGAAAGGAGTCAAAAATCCTTCTGAAATGTTCTTAGAAGAACGGTCAACGAATGTACCTGGATCTACAATCGTCTCTACGATGGAAGGTACGAGACCGCTACTCATAGAAGTTCAAGCGTTAGTTACTCCTACGACATTTAACAACCCGAGACGTATGGCTACAGGCATTGATCATAATCGATTGAGTTTATTGATGGCCGTCTTGGAGAAGAAAGAAAATTATTTATTACAACAACAAGATGCATATATTAAAGTTGCTGGTGGGGTTAGACTGACCGAACCTGCAGTAGATTTAAGTATTATTGTAGCTACAGCCTCAAGCTTCAAAGATAAAGCAGTCGATGGGCTAGATTGTTACATCGGTGAAGTAGGTTTAACAGGAGAAGTTCGCCGTGTGTCACGTATTGAACAACGTGTGCAAGAAGCGGCTAAATTAGGTTTCAAGAGAGTCATTATTCCAAAGACGAATATCGGTGGCTGGCAGTTCCCAGAAGATATTAAAGTTATAGGAGTGGAAAATGTTCATGATGCTTTAAAATATGCAATTTCAAAATAA
- a CDS encoding PLP-dependent aminotransferase family protein — MVKSHLYIKLYEDLKQQIIEGQYQSGDKFPSKRALSQHLSVSNTTIEHAYQYLLDEGYIYSKPRSGYFVSDIENLPLIHRTGSPVEYDEDSKTIQNDVTTHYDYAFNLREIDTEYFPNQQFRKYARDTFEDNAVNLLQYTHPKGEWKLRQEIAHYLFYSRGVTCRPEQIIVGSSTEQLIYLLTDILAETDYIIENPSYPPIKNVLDKKEIFYAQFPVNKTGMDLKNLKTSNYHVAYVTPSHQFPTGYVMNLKKRTQLIHWAQQRTDRYIIEDDYDSEFRYFGKPIPALQSLDTKDKVIYISSFSKSLFPSCRIAYLVLPDKLVDKFDHMHNKPSNTVPTHMQHIVAKFMASGSFERHLNKMRKVYKAKLQYIIDALEPYHKQLKIDDALAGMHFTLTVKNKLTTEQCLARAKDNHLKIIPYSMYDDTITETKFILGFGGIPFSKIKDHTDALIKSLTV; from the coding sequence ATGGTAAAATCACATCTCTATATCAAATTGTATGAAGATTTAAAACAACAAATTATTGAAGGTCAATATCAATCTGGAGATAAATTCCCGTCAAAACGTGCATTAAGTCAGCACCTTTCAGTGAGTAACACTACGATTGAGCACGCTTACCAATATCTATTAGATGAAGGTTATATTTACTCGAAACCACGTTCAGGTTACTTCGTCTCAGATATCGAGAATTTACCACTTATACACAGAACAGGATCACCTGTAGAATATGATGAAGATTCAAAAACGATTCAAAATGATGTTACAACTCATTATGATTACGCATTTAATTTAAGAGAAATAGATACGGAATATTTTCCAAACCAACAATTTAGAAAGTACGCACGTGACACTTTTGAAGATAATGCAGTGAATCTATTACAATATACGCACCCTAAAGGGGAGTGGAAGTTACGCCAAGAAATCGCACATTATCTGTTTTATAGTAGAGGGGTTACATGTCGACCAGAACAAATTATTGTTGGATCATCTACTGAACAGCTCATTTATTTACTAACCGATATATTAGCAGAAACAGACTACATTATTGAGAATCCAAGTTACCCACCTATCAAAAATGTACTGGATAAAAAAGAAATCTTCTATGCGCAATTCCCAGTAAACAAGACAGGTATGGATTTAAAAAACTTAAAAACCTCAAACTATCATGTTGCATATGTGACACCATCCCACCAATTTCCAACTGGATATGTCATGAATCTCAAAAAAAGAACCCAATTAATTCATTGGGCTCAACAACGAACTGATCGCTACATCATTGAAGATGATTACGATTCAGAATTTAGATATTTTGGGAAACCTATTCCTGCTTTACAAAGTTTAGACACGAAAGACAAAGTGATTTATATCAGTTCATTTTCAAAATCACTGTTCCCTAGTTGCAGAATCGCATATTTAGTCCTACCCGATAAATTAGTGGATAAATTCGATCATATGCATAATAAACCATCAAATACAGTGCCTACACACATGCAACATATCGTAGCAAAATTCATGGCTTCTGGAAGTTTTGAACGGCATTTAAATAAAATGCGTAAAGTATATAAAGCCAAACTTCAATATATTATTGATGCGCTAGAACCCTATCATAAACAGTTGAAGATTGATGACGCACTTGCGGGCATGCATTTCACTTTAACTGTAAAAAATAAATTAACAACAGAACAATGTTTAGCACGTGCAAAAGATAACCACTTAAAAATCATTCCTTATAGTATGTATGATGATACAATCACTGAAACCAAATTTATTTTAGGATTTGGAGGCATTCCATTTTCAAAAATTAAAGATCACACCGACGCTTTAATCAAATCCTTAACCGTTTAG
- a CDS encoding CtsR family transcriptional regulator, translated as MHNMSDIIEQYIKKLFEDANEDVVEIQRAHIAQRFDCVPSQLNYVIKTRFTNEHGYEIESKRGGGGYIRITKIENRDVKGYINHLLQLIGPSISQQQGYYIIDGLLDNHYINEREAKMIRAVIDRETLNMDVMARDIIRANILKRLLHVISYY; from the coding sequence ATGCATAACATGTCCGACATCATAGAACAATACATTAAGAAATTATTTGAGGACGCAAATGAAGATGTAGTTGAAATTCAACGTGCACATATTGCGCAACGCTTTGATTGTGTACCCTCGCAGCTAAACTATGTGATCAAGACTCGTTTTACGAACGAACACGGTTATGAAATAGAAAGTAAACGTGGTGGAGGCGGTTATATCCGCATCACGAAGATAGAAAATAGAGACGTAAAAGGTTATATTAATCACTTATTACAATTGATCGGACCATCTATTTCTCAACAACAAGGATACTATATTATTGATGGTTTATTAGACAACCATTACATCAATGAAAGAGAAGCTAAGATGATCAGAGCTGTAATAGACAGAGAAACATTAAACATGGATGTGATGGCTCGAGATATTATTCGAGCTAATATTCTTAAACGTTTGCTACACGTGATTAGTTATTATTAA
- a CDS encoding protein arginine kinase: MNNSEINAYMSEWMRNVAEVPVVMSSRIRLARNLNNHVHPLMFPSEEAGFRVINEVQDALPEMSIQRLDMMDQQSKYKLVAKHLISPELIKQPASALLANEDESLSVMVNEEDHIRIQAMGNDLSLHSLYEKASEIDDKLDKALDISFDENLGYLTTCPTNIGTGMRASVMVHLPGLSIMNRMNRIAQTISRFGFTIRGIYGEGSQVYGHIYQISNQLTLGNTEDHIIESLNEVVQQIINEELQIRDQLNEHNHSETLDRVYRSLGILKYSRLMNMEEASLRLSDVKLGIDLGYLELEHFKFNEMMIAMQTPFLLDDEDDRSVNEIRAQILREHIN, encoded by the coding sequence ATGAACAACAGTGAAATTAATGCATATATGAGTGAATGGATGCGTAATGTAGCTGAAGTGCCAGTCGTTATGTCATCAAGAATTAGACTAGCTAGAAATTTAAATAATCATGTTCATCCGTTGATGTTTCCATCAGAAGAGGCAGGATTTCGAGTGATAAACGAAGTACAGGATGCACTTCCAGAAATGTCTATTCAACGATTAGATATGATGGACCAACAGAGTAAATATAAACTTGTGGCGAAACATTTAATAAGCCCAGAGTTAATTAAACAACCGGCTTCTGCATTGTTAGCGAATGAGGATGAATCGTTAAGTGTCATGGTAAATGAAGAAGATCATATTCGCATACAAGCAATGGGAAATGATTTATCACTGCATAGTTTGTATGAGAAAGCATCAGAAATTGACGACAAATTAGATAAAGCATTAGATATTAGCTTTGATGAAAATCTCGGTTATTTAACGACTTGTCCTACAAATATTGGGACAGGTATGAGGGCGAGTGTCATGGTGCACTTACCTGGATTATCGATTATGAACCGGATGAATCGCATTGCTCAAACAATCAGCCGATTTGGTTTTACAATTAGAGGTATTTACGGAGAAGGTTCGCAAGTCTACGGTCATATATATCAAATATCTAACCAGCTTACTTTAGGTAACACCGAAGATCATATTATCGAGAGTTTAAACGAAGTTGTGCAACAGATTATCAACGAAGAACTTCAAATAAGGGATCAGCTTAATGAGCACAATCATAGTGAAACGCTAGATCGAGTATATCGTTCGTTAGGTATTTTAAAGTATAGTAGACTGATGAATATGGAAGAGGCCTCATTAAGACTGAGCGATGTAAAGCTTGGTATTGATTTAGGTTATTTAGAATTAGAGCACTTTAAATTTAATGAAATGATGATCGCGATGCAAACACCATTCTTATTAGATGATGAAGATGATAGATCAGTAAATGAAATTAGAGCGCAAATATTGAGAGAACATATAAATTAG
- the pdxT gene encoding pyridoxal 5'-phosphate synthase glutaminase subunit PdxT — MKIGVLALQGAVREHIRHIELSGHEGISVKRTEQLNDIDGLIIPGGESTTLRRLMNLYGFKEALQQSELPMFGTCAGLIVLSKDIVGEEGYLNKLDITVERNSFGRQVDSFESELDVKGVAQDIEGVFIRAPHITEVHGEAQILSEISNKIVAVQEGKYLGVSFHPELTDDFRITQYFIDEIVAKQEK, encoded by the coding sequence ATGAAGATAGGTGTATTAGCACTTCAAGGTGCTGTTCGAGAACATATACGCCATATTGAATTAAGTGGACATGAAGGTATCTCTGTTAAAAGAACAGAGCAGTTAAACGATATAGATGGCTTAATCATACCTGGTGGTGAATCTACTACTTTACGTCGCTTAATGAATTTATATGGCTTTAAAGAAGCCTTACAACAATCTGAGCTTCCAATGTTTGGGACATGTGCAGGTTTAATTGTACTATCTAAAGATATAGTTGGCGAAGAAGGTTATCTCAATAAATTAGATATTACTGTTGAGAGAAATTCTTTCGGTAGACAAGTAGATAGCTTTGAAAGTGAATTAGATGTTAAAGGTGTGGCTCAAGATATCGAAGGCGTGTTTATTCGTGCACCCCATATCACAGAAGTTCATGGCGAGGCTCAAATTCTTAGTGAAATCTCAAATAAAATTGTAGCAGTACAAGAAGGTAAATATTTGGGTGTTTCTTTCCATCCTGAATTAACAGATGATTTTAGAATTACTCAATATTTCATAGATGAAATTGTAGCTAAACAAGAAAAATAA